The Porites lutea chromosome 11, jaPorLute2.1, whole genome shotgun sequence genome contains the following window.
CCGGCATCTTGTTAAACAATTCAAAACCCGCAACGTTGGTTTGAAGTTTTCTGCGAATAGATAGATCTCCGCGAAAGAATATTGCATAAACTACCAACAGAGCACCTGCCTTTAAAGAATCTCttcaattgaccaatcacacTGTGTGTACTATTCTGCAGCACCTGTTTCTAaagctcaaccaatcaaatcgctcgtTGTAACGGCTTCTCGTTTTTTGTTAGTAGAGATCATTTATATCTTTGTGTATTTATACATTTGTTGTCATGCTAAACAAAATACAACTTCTTCCCTAGAAATGAATCACACTATTAATGACTGAAATGGGAAAGCAAAGAAATCTCTTTACGCATTCAGTATTACAGCTTTCCTGCTTGATGTTACTTGCTTTCAAATGTAATTCGCCAAATGACACTTAATTGTTGAATTAAGTCCGTTTTCTGAACGCTTCTTTCGGGTAACACTTTCTTTAGAATTTCTATAAATATTCAACTTAAATTCCTAAAACGaaaaaagatgatgatgataataataataataataataataataataataataataataataataaaagtgaaTCGAGGAACTTTCAAGGTCGGTGTCAAAGCCAATATTAGAACCAAACGAGAGACAGTTTTTCGTTGCCATGGCGTTTATTGTCCATATTATCGTTTAAGCCATGACGAGTCTCATAAATTAAGGCAGTATCTCTCATGACGGATCAATCTAAGAGCTCAGTTTCTCCCTCTCAAGGTCGATTTCCCggcactgacgcgtttttggatacgcacgttaacgcacgtaaatttcaatcacgtaaataaaatagaggcaagataaaaagtgctgagcttaagcaacaaagtAGTTGAgcaaggttcaacttttacgcttacgagcgacctttcatgcattgcctctactTTATTTGCgaacataaattttacgcacgtactcacgttaaaattacgcgacactggaaatcaacccttaggcATGTTTCTTCAGTGTTTTTAGTCTTGCTCGTGGCTAAAGGCCCAGAGCCATCGCGTCCGCTGAAGTGAAGACGGACAAGGTTCTAGCATCGAGAATGTCGGGGTTCATGATGGAATGCGGGGTTGAGTTTAAGGGACTGTAGAGTACACCTACGCATGCGAGTTTGAGAAGGAAAACTTATTCTATGTACGCTTAAAATTTCCTCttgttgttgtaaatattaCACCTCTATTTTCTATGATGGTTTTAGGAAGTCTCATAGCTTCTGGTTTGCGATACGATTTTCCACAATATCTGCAGTATTTATTATACAGGGTAAACATGTTGATCCAAGTCTAAAGGAAACTGATGTATTTTCGTATTTGACTTATAATTAACTTACACCTTTCAACTTTAACAATGAAGACACCTGCATTACAATAACTTAGGGAAGACAACATGTGTTTACAAAAATTACGGACATTGTATAATGACAATGAAGACGATAATGATGATTGTGCCGAGGCGATTATTGGTCATttgcaagagagaataattgGACAAAGAAAGAAACGCCCAGTCTACCGCGCCtcttgggatatgtgaatttgaccaaatttatttatttttattttttaattaaacgCTTGAAATTAATAGGAAGTTGGTTTCCGGAGAGGTCCGCAAAGTTTTATTTCGTGTTGTCTGGAGAGAATAAAGAGACATTAGGCTCTCTTGATGTGTCGccattacaatattctgcaatgcttgctttgaggcagtcgcgCGTGTACGTGATGACGTTTCAAGCTATCGATTTAAATGTGCGGACGCCCCAGAATGAAAGACTTCACACAGTATCCAGGCCAACGCCTGAAGATTCCCTCTCTGTCCCATTATTCTCGCTCGCCATTTCAAGTTAGGCGTGAGACTGAGTCAGTGTTGTTTTGAACTGCACTATGGGAATGCTTTTGAGACTCTATCTCTTCGTTCATTGGATATTACAAGGTTGCGCTTCcgcccaaaacagtcccataatgcaattccGACCCAGTCACAAATGCTAATACAATATGCTTAAAAAGGCTTTGTCACTAGGATATTGCCGTTGTTGGTTAATTCTGTGTTTCAGTCATTACTAAGTGTCTTTACCAgatgaaaccggtgaaaaagtgaATGTCCATCCTTTCCATCTGTTGTAATAGCCGGCAGGAAATAGCCTACGAGCAAGCTCTACATGAAAAGTATACGCGcagaggcacgcgagaggagacaCGAAAGCGGAAGGCTGGggagagaaaggagagcttgcaacgatctcttCTTTCCTCCGCCCCTCGCCACTCGCTCGTGCGTTCCTGCGCCGTTCGCTTCAcccgcccaaataggagagcttgctcgcaagctaGCAGGAAACAGTTAAGAAGCGTGAATATAGTCTTAAAtgacaaaactggaccattatttttggaattcaattgacgcgaaaaaacttttagcGTTTTACTAAAATAGGCTGACGTAGTCCCTTTAACCTATAACAACTAATCCTGCGCTATCATCAAATCTGATTTTAAAGCGTTCAAGGCTCGCTAAATCCGTCGCAATCCACGACAACTTTAATAAACATGGTATTATCTTTAACGTACGCTCCTTTCTCAATGTCCTCGTGAGAAGCGAACTTCCCGGAGCCAAAGCTTGGATTTTTGTTGGTCCTGGGTCGACCAAGAAATGCCTCGTTCTCTGGACACACGTTTGGCTTCACGGAAAACGAgatgtgttttctttttggaagGTCTGGGTTCTGATCCAAAAGGTAGAACGTGGTCCTATAGTTGTACGGCCATTTTAAAAGAGGGTCGTAAATCCCTAAGATGGGAGAATGCGTTTTGGTTAGACGAGTTTATAGGGCAGCTACTTCAAAATCTCCTTGAATTACTCATATTTCAGCACTGGGCTCTTCTGTGATTCACCCCGTAGGGGTCAAATAAAACTTTGGCCACTCCAAAATTGGTTTTCCTTCAGGGCTTCATTTCTAATTTTCTTACAAACAACTCAGCTGTCGTCACTAAGGAGTCACCCCTCCACCCGGGAGTGAAACCAACAAACACATAAATGGGTTCTAGTCGGAGAGTGACTCGATTATTGAAAAGTGTGAAATTGCGTTATTGAGCGTTAAGTGCCATGCAGAATTAAATGAGACTTGTCATTGTGGAAAGCCGTAACTAGATAAGTATGTGCCAATACCCCTTAATACGCCGGTTTCAATAACGGCGTTGTGAATGTAAGCTTACCTTGAACTACGCTGATAAAGACTGATAAATGCGTTCCCTTTCCTTTGCCATCTCCATTCAAACAAGCTGAAGCCATCAGCCGATACCCATTCCTACTGGTGTAAAACTCTGGGCTGAAAATAGTGTCCATCTCACCGCTTTTTGCGGCTCTGAACTTTCTGTGATAATCTTCTATTCTCCAGATTAGCTGACTGTTTGTGATCTTTTCTAGGTCTGCAATACGTTGCTCTTGTTGTCGATTTGCCTCGATCTGCTCCTTCAACTGAATTTTGGTTTCCTCCAGTTCTTTTTTCGTCGCCATGACAACGTCATAGATCATTTTCACGTGATTTATTATCTCTTTCTTGCGGTGCTTTGGAAGTTTCTCTCGAGTACACTAAGTATATAGTTATGATTTAGAGAAAAAGAGGTGCAGTCAGTTTTATATATCAGTGAAAGAGAGCTCATTTTTCCTTtgtcatttattaattttagaTTCATATTTTCAGTTAAGATTATGATGACAGATAACCGTAAAACGCCTTGTAACTGTAGCAATGTATTCAAGGGAAGCAAGACCTTACTGATGATTGCCCCTCAAAACTATTTCGACAACCTCCATCAGTCTCCGTAGCCTGGGGACTGAATACGCACTACAAGTTTTATCTGGACTGAGTGATACAATAATTTTCAATCAAATTGAACACTATCTTGGCAGTAAAGGGAATGATGTAAAATTCTTACATTGTGGTTGCATCCAATCTCTAAGAAGTCACAGTCCATTTTTGTCTTTGGACAATCCTCAGTGACATGATGATCAATCTGGAACACAATAAGGATGAAAAATATAATGATGAATCGAATGCTTGATATCCCTTGTGTTCCTATCTTTAGCGTCCCCCGCCCAGAAAATGTAATCAGGCATCACTGTTTTAGCAACTTTTTTCAAACCAAAGACGCTTTTAAAGTAAACTGGCCAAAATGGttttaaataaagtcattcTTGACTTTCACCGTCATTGCCACCACCACCATCTTTAAGATACCATTAATCATTGTCTCCCTTGTTGTCATCATCTTCCCCACTATGGGCACATTACAAAGCCCTTGGAGGTTTCTAATATTGACAAAACTGAGTTCTCTGAAGGGGGTCAGTCTTGGAGAGATATCGTCGAGTTTGTTGTTACATGTAAATCTAATTTCCACCGTACATGTCGTTTCTGATTAAGCCACGAACAAAAGCAAGGGAACTTTGAACTCATCCCAGGTGTTACGCTTTCCTCACCTCATCTCTGCTGATAACAATTGTCTTTTCGCATTTGTTAGGGCAAGGCATCGGAAGCTTTGGACATTCATCAAAATGACTCTGAAATACATATAATAATTTGGTCAAACGAGAAACGACTGCTGGTAGTCTTAAGGGTACGGCAAGTTTACACTTGTGGTgttttatgcaatttttttcgctCTCTCCAAATAAGCTTAAAGACAAAACTTTAAGATGCAAATAAAACCAGAGACGACTTCTGGTTCACTGTAATCTCCGAGGGATTCTATGGTGTAACAGtggtttttatcttattttgtggcaaattttggcactttttactttttctctacACCTGACTGTTTGTTACttaaaagcaaattttcaactttttccgatttcttttcttattccTCTGCCGCCTTGATTAGTTTTTAGCTGTTTTACTGCCTTCGGACTGAGGAAGTCGGTGAACTCCCTGCTATACTCAATAAGAGTTATTTTTGTTGCCAAGGTTCTGAGTTGCCTTTAAATTCTTAAGTTAACACCTTTTTATCAagtaaagagtttttttaaaaacgttacaTATAGCTTTAAGATGAGTGTTTTTAAAACTAGAAAGCGAAACTGGTATAGCTAAGTCTGGTCCTGACCGACGCCCATCTCAAGTTAAataatttcaactaaaataACATGAATCACATTCAACCTTTCTGTTCTCCCTGAGATGTCTGTCGTCGCAGTACGGACAGGCGATAATCTTTTTTGGACAGTCTTTGTCCGCGTGCTTCTCGAAGAATCGTTTTTGAAATTTAGCGCCACAGTCGTAAGTACAGAGCATTTCCACAAACTCACAAGTTTCTTGGTGTTCCTGAAGAGGGAATAGTCGATTTCAGTGTTAACGAGATGCATTCTTTCACGTAAATCCAGCGATTTGTTTGTCGACTGAAGATACAAGACACCCACACTCTGCGAACTTAACAGAgccttcttttgtctttttgtgtGAGGAGGAAAAATGGAGGCTCCACGCGcacggctattaggcctgggttcaaaACTGTTCCCCAACAACAAGCAGCACATGCGCAACAAAAATCTGGCAGTCTTTTTAAAGTACGCTTTCAACCACATGGTCCTTTATCTTCCTCTTcctattttaaggtttttaccCTATAAGATTCCTGTTGATTTATTAATTTgccgtttttctttttgctctaTTGAAAACGAAACATAATTCAGTTCtctaactcttttaaaataacCTTGCTCAATGTGATTGAAATCCTATGAATTAGAAATTGAAGAAAAGCTGACTGGGTCGTTTGATGTGTGCAAGGTAGTTTCCAAAAAGAATGCCGCAATACTCTCCTTTAATAATAAAGGCGAGAGGTTGATTGAATGGATGATTCCGAAGGGCTAGAGAAAAGGTCAAACTTTGGTTATATGAaccttcccctccctccccctctcctcccctctcctcccctctcCTCTCCCCATCTCACCTGAACTTGTTGAAACTCTCCTTCCCACTTACAGCCCCACTCATGATTGTTACACTTGACATCAAGTTCTAAAATCTCTCGGTTGAATGCTTTATCCACATACGCCTTTAATAAGGAGAAGATAAGATATAACACTGTCTTTATATTGGCCGTTGTCTAGCTTTTAGAATGAAGAAAGCTAAAATGAAGAGGCGCTGAGTACAACCCCCGGGGGggagactccgcatatgaaaggggtggggatgctcgccggaaattttgaattaaacctctAAAGGAggccgatctgggcgtggccaaGCTTtgtttgacccctaaaagagaccatgttaaaacacagacaacatatatatttttatattttttcacgtgcaaccctaaacgagaccttcactgctaaatatgatggcgttttgcccagaacactctaagtgagaccaaaatccgaaatttacacccctaagcgagacgacgagcatcccctcccctttcatatgcggagtccccccccccccggggggtacAACCACCAACAAGCTTTTTTTCAGCCAGTCAAAAAGGCACCGTAGACTTAAGTATACGAGATCGCTCTTGggattatgtttttttttttcagtcatataGCAGTGATAGTCGAAGGCTTAGCTTTTAGTCTGTAGAATATCTTTTGTATACTTACAGTATCTTTGTTAATCGGCTTCTGGTCCATTGGGCAACGCGGCTCCActctgtaaaaattaaaacaattaagTCGAGCTTTGATAAACTTGATACAACTCCGTTCGGTATAGGAGTAGTAAATCCCTTAATTCCTTGAAACGTGATAAAAAAAACTCAGGTAACCGGCTTACGAATCTTAAGCTATATTCATTAAAGGAGCTGTACGTGTGTCACGacatttatcaaaattcaaacaattaGAACTCCCATATaattgagtgaaacatgaaaataaccgCTCTAAACGTTAGAAGAAGGTATATGAGATGACTCAGCAAGTACAAAGGAATGCAGGCATGGACAtcctattctattctattctattctattctacagtcaactctctctaagacggacacctttgggaccggcactaagtgggagtaaagaaaggcagggaccaactctaagtgtccgttttacagaggtgtccgtcttatagaggtgtccgttaagagagagtcgactgtattctATTCCATTCCATTCCGTTCTATTATATTCTGTTCTGTTCTATTCCATTCCATGCCGTTCCATTCAATCCCACTCCATTCCATTTCATTCTATCCTATCCTATTCTATTTGATTCTATTCGATTCGATTCGATTTTATTCTGTTCTCAAACCCATTAACCCTTTTCTAGAAGTTATTTGATCCTTGCAAGAGAGGAAAAAGGGGAAAGAGATGGAATCTTAGTTTGTTGTTTGGTATGCCTTTATCCGTTCTTGATTCTCCTCATCATAAATAAGGACTAAAGTGAGTTTACCTGCATAACTCAGGAAAACACGCGGAACAGACCCTGTGTCCACATTCGTCAAACTGTATGGGATATCGTAATACATCTCTACACACGGGACATCGGTATTTCTCAGCCAAAGGAAATATGAAGATAGCTTTAATCTTCTCTTTCGAATGCAGCTGACTAGGAGATGTTGAGCTGCTGGACTGACCACTTGGTGACCGGGATGCTATAGGACTTCTTGCTCCTCCAGCCTTGAATTCCTGCAAGAATGGCACTTTATGGTATATGATTATGCGGCTCTCAGTGTTGCACCAAATGCGTTCGACCTAATTTACTTACGCAGCATTATCTCGTACCCATATTTCCTACGACCAGAACGAGATTACACTGATCGCCAGTTGTCAAACAATAAAATGCAGTTAGCATAGAAGGCGAAGCAAACTAACGGCAGTTACAAGTTAACCTTCTCGACTGTCGCATCGTCGAGTTGTAACGCTTTATTGTACGTTTAATAGTTTTAACTCTTGAATATGCTGGCAATGAGTAAAGTTGTTATTGTTGCTGTGAGCAAATCGGTACTTCCTGCGGCGCTTAAATTAAGTCTGTCAATTGAGCCAATCCGCCTCGACTTAAATTGAAGCAACCCACCTTTGCTTAACTTTACTGGACACGCTGGGGTCAAAAATAAACTAAATTTTAATTCCAATTGAACCAGCTTGTGAGAAAGGTCCCTGAGAGAAAGTTCAACATAACATGTGTTGAAATGACAACCAGTCTGAAGTGTCCTCAGAAAAAAACTCTGTTTGTCAGAGCTGTCCTTATAAGAATTCAGTCAACTTAGCAGTTTAGAAACGCATAAAATAAGTCGGGCAGGAGCATGATAGTCTGGatagttttcatttttccatttcGTTTTCAGTCAAAATCAGAAGGAAGGATTCGACTGATAAATTTTTCATAGAGAAGTCAAATGAAGCCATTTAATTAGGGTTTCTCTGATTTAGATGCTATTGTGGCAATACTTACTCGAAATGGGTTAATTATAAGTGTTACTTCTATTGAATAATTTAGAAGATTTTCTTTATCTTGAAATGCCGCTGAGGTCCTCTCAATTAGCTCCAATTAAACCATCGTTGTTAAAATAAAGCTAGTGTAGAAATTCGAAGTGTTTGATGGGTGCatgccattttttcttaaatacaGAACAGTTTTGTTAAATAACCTAAGAGTATCTTATTTACTAGATCGTGAAAATACAGCATTAAAGATACTAGACTTATTAGGTGATTCTTTGAGCAAATAATTAGGCAAGTTTAAAGTCAAAGTGTACATCATCTACTTAGGCCGATCATGTTTAAAAGGAAACAACGGTTGGTAAAATTTCTGCATTAATATCTTACAGTTCAACTTACTATATACAATGTTTATATTTTGGGAAATGTAActgttgcaatttttttgtgtgtcaaTTCACTTTAAATCAAACATTTTTCATGTGTTTAACCAGCCAACATCACGTTTTCTATCCTTACCTCGTTGTTTTTCAAATGAGAAATAATTTCGTTTACCAAATTCTCTCCTCCGTCAATTCTGCTTTCCATTAAAAATTCTTAACGAAATCTCCCGCAATTTGTTCTTGTAACGTATACCTAAACATTGCGTTAGAACAGCGTATTCACTGACATTCCTAATCCAGGATATCAACCAACCGgaatttttatttgctttaatCCCCCCCCACCTGCCACCCGCGTAGCgtttttaagccaatcagaactcgatttttttttaagaaatggcACCGGCCATTTATGACGCTGGTTGTCTTAGCAACAAATTGCTATGAAAGTTGTTATCTTTTAAACTTCGATAAGAATCACAAAAGCTGACTTACAgggtgttaattttttttcttggacaGAAAATAACCGAACGTTTATAAAAAGAGTTCCGTCAACAAATTGAAAAGCTTTTAACAAGAAGATTATCTAATAAGCACCGACTTTTGCTTCGTAGCTCAAAATCAATTTGCTCTTGTAAACTTTCAAACCTGAGTTAAACCAAAAGAAACTCGaaacatttgcatttttgcatttGCCTAGAGCAAATGTCTGCAAGTAAAACATACAGTCAAAACaggcgtgatcagattacgaggggTAGAAGGTCGAAACAtgcgtgatcaaattgcattcTGTGCATGCCATgaattcttagtggaagtccaagcAAACTGTTGGCAACacacatgcgacgcatgcgtaatagcaacctggagattaggattgcgggctcctcttgtcgcccgcaattatgCTATCATTGAAAGTATTAAAGTCAACTCTTTCCAGTACGGAcgcctttgggaccggcactacgTGTCTGTTTTCGATCGATGTCCGTCCTATTGAGAGTCGACTAAAAGGAGTAATTGACTTTGGGACCAGCTCTAGGTGACCGTCTTGTATAtgtcaataggccacttccgagttccagaaaccctcactttcaaaatgaggctaggtgcacaacctttcttgtgaaaatgagttttatttgcatgagaatgaaaaatgatttccatatcaaaggctgagcacctaccctcgttttgaaacagaggcccgggagaactcggaaatggcctattgcctGGAAGGGTATGGTTCCCAAACTGTGTCACGATGTCTGCACCACATTTTGTGCCTGTTAGAAGTCAAAGTACTCCGTAAGAAGTCGTCACGTCACGTTGCcgtggtagcaaaatttctggatctcagcaaaccgtggtcctgcaaatatggcagaaaaaatgaaaaaattgaatGTGTGACTTTCCTATGCATGAATGCACTCGAAAACAAAACGTTAGCCCAATCTTTTCTTCAATCTTTCGACGGTGCAAAATGCCCTCTCCGTCAAGAAAtattgttgagatccagaatgttgctaccatggtaacgtgacgccAGACTTGTCCTTTCTATAACCACCCTTCATATGTTTTTGAGTTGCTAATGTAAATCATGCTTCAGTccgggaaagaaaaaaacaatcagCGAGGTTTGTACTAGAAAAGCACAGCTGCATACCACTGCAAACTGATCGGTCAGTTTGGATGAAAAGGGATGACACAAAAGTCATGATCTTTTTCTTTAACGTGCGAACAGGTGGGATAGTCGAGACAACTCTTGAAACCATTTTATTAGGGtcaaaatgtcactttttcgGTCAACAACGACTGGTTATGACTGAGGGCTGCTATAAGGTTTAAATCTCCAGCATAACATTCCAGTTTTATTGTCGAGAAAGTAACGAACAGATAACATATTTGTTAGCTCCATCTACTACGCACGTGTCATCAACGCACGTGTCaccatcaacaacaaaaaaacgaatTCAAGCGCCGAAGTGTCGTAAACCTtatcctgcgagcagaggctacattttctcggtatgagctggcgtgcgaaaagtagctacttttcgcacgccagctcataccACGAAAATGTActgcctctgctcgcagggtatgtaAAGCTAGTTTCAAAAATCAGTATGAAGAGACGGGTGTACCTTTCATGGCGAACTTGATCCTGTTTACTTCAatcattttaaaaactgaaCTAAATCTAAATCATATTTACTGTTTTCCAAATGTGCTGTGAGTGAAACGCTCAAATCATGATAAGTTTGCACTAACACGCAACTGCACTAGAAGTTCTtagtaaaaattaaataaacctAACTTTAGAATCGAAGTTGTAACACTCTCCGCATACTTCTCGTGTACTTGTTTCAGATTAGTCGTCTTTTGAAGGTATATTAAAATCTGCGTACGTTTAATTCCGTAAAAGACACTGCGTACAAACATGTTTGTGATGATGGGCAGCAAAAACCACTAAAAATATGGTTCCAATAGCCTTTGCCTTTTTGCGCAGGTATCCGATTTATAAAAGATGTAAACACCAAATGATACAAGGGCAAATACACcaaaaatattatctttttaCAAAACGCCAGTGGAAAGCCGAGGTCAAGATTCTAGGAGTATCACTTCTTTGTATATTTTACAATATGTAGAATTGTTTAATCTCATTTTCCTTCGATAAAGGAAAAGTATCCATATGATGGTTGTTCGTTCCCATTTTAATACTGTCTTGTCTTTCGTGGTTAATTTTATGTCCATTCAAATGATATCCATTCCTTCCTTGTGCCTTCACTAGATTTGTAAGCCTTTCAACCTCGTTGGCCAAagtttcaattatttttttgtacttttttcgttcttttcctATTGTTGTCGTAAGTTCTTCGACTTTACGTTGTAGATCTTCGTTTTGCTTTCGTTCGCTGTCGATTTGCAGATGTAGTTCCCCGATCTTCATTTCAAGTTCCCGCATTTCCCAGGCAGAATCAGATCCAGGCTGTCGGACCGGTTCCTGCTTTACAACTTTGGTTTCTTTGGCCATCAGTTGCTGCTTTAActgcaaagagaaaaaaaggctcttaattCAGCTCCTTTAAAATACTGTGGCGAAGACAATATCTCACTATATAGAAACCTAGTGGAACAAACGTTTCCCAATTCACTGAGTATTGTAGAATTACATCACGATAGCATATAACACACCCCACGACACACACGCTAGTCTCCTGTGCAGCCGTTATTTCAGTCAGTGTCTAGTCATACAATCCTCCTCCTATAAAATCTCTCGCTCCACTAAGACAGACAACCCTTATCATTTCTCGAAAACCTTAATTAACCAACCTCAAATCGATGGACTCTCACTGAATTAATCTAGCGATAATAAAACCAAATCCACATAGGCCCTCTCTTCACAAATTTGCAAGCATTACGATAGTCAATCCAGATCTATGCGTAAAAACGCAATCACTTTCGAACTTAGTTTCCCAAAGAATGAACTGAAATTGAAACGATTGTACACTTCCCGAAAAGGTGGCAAATACACATTTCAATTAAGTTATTTATCTCGATCGCCACACGAAACGCAGTCGAGTGGTTTTAACCTCAAATAAAACCCAATAATCATCAAGTGATCATTTAATGAAATCCTTTTCTTAAGCTATTGCTGAGATTgaaaagtatttaaattttgtccAGGAAAGTAAGAGATAAATTCCGCCATCCTTTACACCATAAGGAGACGCCCATTTGAGACCACACCCTACCACCCTATCACCCAGAGAGGCACCTTTTCAGAATGGGAGCTGATTCTTATTAGACTAcggttgaacctctccacaacggtcacCTTGGGGATCGAAGAAAGgagccgttgtagagaggtggccgttagtgaaggttcgactgtactagCAGTCCATGAAGATTTTCGTGGTTGAGCCTGCTACTTGTCAGCGAATGAAGCAAAGGGTGATGTAGTTCACAGTCGGGTCATCCGCTCTCTCCACCGTCCTGCCAAGGCAAGACTCGACTGACGTAAAGTTCCGGGCCTTGGGTGCTGGCATTGCTATTATTCACCAAGTACTGAGAAATAAGGAAAGGAAGCATTCTTCTTCCGTCAAAAATATCCTTTTCCGTTCAAATTTTTGGACGACTGGTTTATAGCGTTTTTATGC
Protein-coding sequences here:
- the LOC140953228 gene encoding TNF receptor-associated factor 4-like codes for the protein MVPFLQEFKAGGARSPIASRSPSGQSSSSTSPSQLHSKEKIKAIFIFPLAEKYRCPVCRDVLRYPIQFDECGHRVCSACFPELCRVEPRCPMDQKPINKDTAYVDKAFNREILELDVKCNNHEWGCKWEGEFQQVQEHQETCEFVEMLCTYDCGAKFQKRFFEKHADKDCPKKIIACPYCDDRHLRENRKSHFDECPKLPMPCPNKCEKTIVISRDEIDHHVTEDCPKTKMDCDFLEIGCNHNCTREKLPKHRKKEIINHVKMIYDVVMATKKELEETKIQLKEQIEANRQQEQRIADLEKITNSQLIWRIEDYHRKFRAAKSGEMDTIFSPEFYTSRNGYRLMASACLNGDGKGKGTHLSVFISVVQGIYDPLLKWPYNYRTTFYLLDQNPDLPKRKHISFSVKPNVCPENEAFLGRPRTNKNPSFGSGKFASHEDIEKGAYVKDNTMFIKVVVDCDGFSEP